From one Mustelus asterias chromosome 2, sMusAst1.hap1.1, whole genome shotgun sequence genomic stretch:
- the c1ql3a gene encoding complement C1q-like protein 3, with protein MVLLLVILIPVLVNSAGTSAHYEMLGTCRMVCDPYGTKATTAAAETVRDHSVMPLPTFIQGPKGEPGRSGKAGPRGPPGEPGPPGSIGPPGGKGEPGRPGLPGLPGPPGPNAGAISAATYSTVPKIAFYAGLKRPHEGYEMLKFDDVVTNLGNHYDPTTGKFTCSIPGIYFFTYHVLMRGGDGTSMWADLCKNGQVRASAIAQDADQNYDYASNSVVLHLDAGDEVYIKLDGGKAHGGNNNKYSTFSGFIVYAD; from the exons ATGGTACTGCTTCTGGTCATCCTGATCCCGGTGCTGGTCAACTCGGCCGGCACTTCGGCCCACTACGAGATGCTGGGCACCTGCCGGATGGTGTGCGACCCGTACGGCACCAAAGCCACCACGGCGGCGGCGGAGACTGTGCGGGATCACAGCGTGATGCCCTTGCCCACCTTCATCCAAGGACCCAAAGGGGAGCCCGGCAGATCGGGCAAAGCCGGCCCCCGGGGCCCGCCCGGGGAACCGGGACCCCCCGGCTCCATCGGACCGCCGGGTGGCAAGGGGGAGCCGGGGAGACCGGGGCTACCCGGCTTACCGGGACCTCCCGGGCCGAACGCCGGAGCCATCAGCGCCGCCACCTACAGCACGGTGCCCAAGATCGCTTTCTACGCCGGCCTCAAGCGGCCACACGAAGGCTACGAGATGCTCAAGTTCGACGACGTGGTCACCAACTTAGGCAACCACTACGACCCCACCACGGGCAAGTTCACCTGCTCCATCCCCGGCATCTACTTCTTCACCTACCATGTGCTGATGAGAGGAGGGGACGGTACCAGTATGTGGGCAGACCTGTGTAAGAACGGCCAG GTTCGAGCCAGTGCAATCGCCCAGGACGCCGACCAGAACTACGACTATGCCAGTAACAGCGTGGTACTGCACTTGGATGCTGGGGATGAAGTCTATATTAAACTGGATGGTGGAAAGGCTCACGGCGGCAACAACAACAAGTACAGCACCTTCTCTGGATTTATAGTCTACGCCGACTGA